Within Vicia villosa cultivar HV-30 ecotype Madison, WI linkage group LG1, Vvil1.0, whole genome shotgun sequence, the genomic segment AATGGTAAAGTACCTTAAAAGTTGGTAATGGTGATGGAGTCTCAATTCTTTGCCTCTTAATTGTAACTTCAGATGAATTTTTTGCTTCTGGTGATTTTTCTCTCTTTAGCTGCACTTAGATAAATTTTTAACATGTTATTATATATATccttaaccaaaaaaaaaaaaaaacctaattataCATTTTTTACATATTAACTAATATGTGGAAGTGCGGCCAAAAATAAATACTCCTATATAAAACATTTTTCACATCggttaaaatagatttttcacattGATTAATCTTCCGAGATAACTTAGGGTGTTATGGTAACTCTGTCATATTTTATATCAGGTGACTGACAGAGATGAAAAAcagttaaatttaatatttactcatataaaaataattaatgggTAATACGTAAGTACGTAAGACCTAACTAACAGATAAATTTCAATATTGTTCGGCTGAATATATTTTTTAGGGTTTAAACTGTCGTCATATTTGTATGTGTGAGTTTCTGATGATTATTACGAATTTGTTTATAGATAAAAGAAACCAGATAAGCAAATTATATACCTTGTTTAATAGAGTATTTGATGAACTGAAATTGTTGTTATGAAAATTCGGAGATTGATATTGCGATTGCGATGAAGCCAAAACTCCTGCTCTTATATCATTGAGAGCCTCAGCTGAAGCATTCCAGAAAGGAGTATTATTTGAAAAGTGCAATCCACTAAGCTGTTGCTTTGGCATTGGAGATGATGAATAGGACATAGAAGAAGGGTTGGTAAAAAGTGAGTTTTGTGGCTGTGGTTGAGAATCAAATAAACTTTGTATCAAATTTGAAGGGTAACAACCATAGGAATCAACTGATCCAATTGGATATGATGATAAACCAGTGCTTGTTATAGAATTCAGATTTTGTTGATGATGATCTATGCAAAATTCTTGGTCCATTGTTGATGAGAAATTCTTTTTGCTTTCTTCTTGAATCACAGACTCAAAATTGTTCTCTGACcttttcaaatataaaaaaaaaaaaaattaaaacaaaaattttcTTGGATAAATCTACGCAGTTGCGTGCAGAGGATActgtttatatataaaaaaaaaactataatctaGATTATGAGAACTTACAATAACGGCTGATTCCAATTCGATGAATTTGGAGATGAGAGATCGAAGAACATGCTACTAGTACTACCGGTTCCGTTAGCCGATAATTGCGGCGGTTTCGGAGAATCGAGAAAACTCAAAGAACAATCAGAAACATCAAAGTTATTACTATTAGTATCTTTCAAACCCAAAAACTCATTTTGCCAGTTACTATAACTTCCAGaacatgatgaagatgatgagttcATCATAATAGGAAAAACACTTCTTGTTGAATTATTAATATTCCACCAAGTTTCACCACAAATTCCAGCTTGAAATTCTTCAGCCATGTCAAAATATGTTGTTATAGAATTTTTGTTTGCTCTTTTTAACTCAAAAACTCAACTATGTTTATAGGCTGAATGagataatatttatataaggAATGGTTGAAGGGTATGGACAGGAATTTGGTTGACATTTCAAGAGGATGATTTGACAAATGAGAGAAATttgaatcaaattctaattctttttttaaaaaataatttttaattaatatgttaTTATTTTAGTATATGTTCCTATGATTAATTTATGAATTGTCTTGGGTTTGTTTTCTCTTTGTCTTATACtttattgaataaaatataagagtATATGAAGAAATGTAGTACATGCCGTGTGGACAATTTTGTTCCTTGTGTGTAAAGTTTAGTGAGTATGATGATATTGGATTGACCATAATGGAGTGGTGTGGTCTTTTTATCTTCAATAAAATATTGATCATATGGTTGAAATTAATTCCCTTGTTTTCAAATTGTGGTTGAAAAATAACATACAATTCAAGACACAATTGTGATTTCTTTTACAAATAAAATAAGTcaataaagtaaaaaatatattttgataagTAGCTAAATTGGTAGTTATTAGAAATGGTACAAAAGACATATTCATGCAGTTTAGACCTTCTCATAAAGACAGGGTAGAGAGGACATAATTGAAAGTGTGGGTCTAAAATCTTTGTCAGCTCTACGAAAAAATAAGGTGGAACGAGACGACCTTGCAGGGCTTGCACTTCACAAAactaaaatttgtaaaaaaaaaatcttaatgcTCATAATTACAAAAGTCTGCAAAAAAATAGACAGACGGTCATATTAAAGAGTATTGATTTAAAACATTGATTGTctaaaaaaatatagataaaacAGACATGTTCGGCAGGTCAATTTGTTCTATTACTTTTAGTAGTTATACATGAAAATAGTAGGTCGAACAAAATGTCAataatcaataatcaatataAGTTCATATACATAACTTTTAAGTCTCGAATTTGAATTCTGATAACGGTGTCTTATTTAGTGGCTAAAAAATTTAGGTGAGTTGTGCTCTAGGAGTTCATCAGCATGAGGCCGCGAGGTTCAAAGAGTATTTATAAAAATACATATAGATCACTTATCAAAGAGAACTTCACTAGTGAGGACAGATACTTATAGATCACTCACTAAAAAGATCCTCATATCAGTAGCGAGTGTTGAACTCAAAACCTCTCGGCATATGAGTCAACTCCTTATCATCTGAGTTAATTTACCTTGATAACGGTGTCTTATTTAACTGTCATTTGAGCCAAAATTTGtggacaatttttttatttattttgttttttttatatttaatttattaaagttAATATGTGATCcacatatttttctttaaaaaactaTAGACGTGGTGGACaattttaataattcaaaaaggTGTGCTTGATGATAAACTTGAGGACCATTTGATGGTCCAAATAATACAGTAATAATACCAGGTgtataaacaaaatcaatagcTACTAGTAATGAAttgtattaatatttaaatttaaatttttaaacttgaccaaaattattttttaatttttaaaaaaattgtccaATTCGCAGAGTAAGCGCGTGTATATCACGAGAGTTAGTGAAACTGAAACACAATGGACCAAATTCGTATGTCTTTTGTTTTGTCCCTAAAACTGCTCCTTTTTAGATAACTAACACTGATTAAGTATGGATTTAGGTAATCAAAGACTAATGTTAATATGTTCAACTACTGCACAATACGTGTGTTTAATGTCAAATACTAATTAAATGTAGTAGTTTCAGAAGAAacaaattgaaaataattaagtCAATGTCAACTCAAAGATTTGGCATTGAGCTAGCTTTTGTTTAGATTAGATATTGTGATAATCTCATCATCTTGCAATAAGGTTTATGATTTGGGTTGAGACTTTATGATTAGGTATTTAATAAATCAGATCAGTTAATTAATGTCAAACCAATGTtaaattatatttgtttttacTAAAAACaacactaaaaaataaaaaataaaaaataaaagataaaaataaattgtataAATATGATGGGATGGGATGTGATGGCCACTTCCCACTCAAATCAGTTAAAAAAATGTATACCGCACTTACatgaaaaagataaaaataacaattaaaactgTTAATCTCTTAGATTACCTGTGATAAAACAAGttttgtgaaaattaaaacaagaatACTATTGAAAAGAGAGAAGAATAGTTTGCATTGCATAAATGGAAAAAGAGTTACAATAACTCTATTATATAATGATCAAGCTTACCATATTAACATTATTTATAggtaattattattactaactaACTCTTAACAACCTATTACAAGTTAGTTATTACTAGGGTGAGCTAAAGATAACATTAAGGGTTGAAGTGATTTGTTAAGCAAGTAATTGTATCAACCACCATCAATCTTCATGTTTTACATTCCCCTTCATTCTAGAAAATATGTTCATCATTCCTAGTTTGCTTTGAAAGTTGTCGAATGACCATACATGCAGTGACTAAGTCATGATGTCAGTCACTAGATATTTTGGTGCAATAGGAAGCAAGTGAAGAACTCCTGCTTGGACATTGTCTCTTACCACATGACAATCAATCTCTATGCTTAGTTCTTTCATGTAAACTAGATTTGCAGCTATGTGGAGAGTTGACGTGTTGTCACAGTAAATCACAAAAGGAGAAAGATGATTGATGTGGAAATCTTGCAGTAGGTATATGAGCCATTGACCCTTACATGTTTCATAAGCTAGTGCTTTATACTCAACCTTTGATTATGATCTCGAAACTACAGTTTGCTTCTTGTTTTTCCAACTAATTAAGGAGGTTCCAAGGAAGAAGCACAAGCCAATTATAGAGTTGGGACATACTCTCTAATCAAAATCAGAGAATCCTTTAAGTGCAATGTAGATGATGAATTGAAGAATAAACCATTATCAATGCTACCTTTGAGGTATTTCAAAACATGCAAACCTGCCAACATATGTTCATCAGTTGGTGCACTTATGAATTGGCTAAGTTTGCATACATCATAAGAAATTTATGGCCTGGAGTATGTCAAGTACAAAAATATCCCGATCAATCTTCTAAATGTTGTTGGATCAGATAGCAAGTTACTAGATTCTATGTGCAACTGTAGGTGGGGTTGCATCGGAGTATTGCATGGTTTCACTCCATTTAAGCCAGTGTCTTGTAGGAGATAAAGTGTATAAGTTCTTTGACATAATGTGATGCCTTCATTATATCTGCTAATCACTTTAAAGCCTAGAAAATAATTGAGAACTCTTAGATCCTTGATGTTAAATTTGTCATTTAAGAGGGTCTTAATAGGGGAAATATCATCAACATCAGCCCCCCCCCCCGAAGACTAAATCATTTACATATAtgataagtgtcaaattgtaatcaattttttatatagTTTTGTGGTACTTATCGATTTTTGTTTGTTAAAACCCTTGAATGAACCTCAACTTTTATGTGAATATGTACATattttgtatatttgtgtttttgtttaattaatatatcaattgatatttttttattcatttggtAGATATTCATACATATTTGGAGCATTATGTAATAACGGCCAAAGGCACAGCTTGAAAGATGTAATTTTGagaaattcatcaaagaataaggctcaaatcaAAGAagattaaataatcaattttattgatatttagtcattgttagatagagcattgaataagctttcaaaCGCTTTGAACTGGGTGCAAATCGGatttacggttctcgagttatggccgaaacaagtTTTCAAGTTGCAGTAACATATTAttatgtttttggaatttttaggtCCCGACACCATCACCTTCATTTCTTTGATTCTTAAATGATTCTACAACACATTTGGAGCTTACGTCTTGAGGATTCAGAGTCAGATTAAGCTTCAATCGCGTTTGACACTGTTGGAGTTGGTTGAttcctcttctctcttctttaTGTATTTTCCTCTTGTGtggttttgtatgtatatttacttTTCTTCTATGTATATCTACTGATTATGGTGTTGTATAAAATGTATATCTACTTTTGCTCTATGTTTGGGATTTGGGTTTCTATAGACATATACTTCTTAAATCTCTATCTAGGATTATTATCTATTAGATGAtggactctagagatagatttaggtcTGATATTTACTTGGGTATCAAAGCTTAATGCTTATGTGTTGTTGAGGTATGCGAGACATCGCCTTCGAGATGACATGGTTATTCTCTCAGCTCTGTGTTAGAAATAGCCTAGGTTGTGAGTGATTCGTGAAAGTATTGACGAGTGATTTGGGTTGAGTGCAACTGATCAGTAGGTTTAAGTAGCTGATAGGTTGATGTAACAAAACCTTTCGGATTTTCTCGGAAGAgggaattctttttatgttcatatctttTAACTCCCGCATTTACTTTAAACCATTTAAACCTAAGCTCAAAAACATTGAAACCGTTGAACGAAATTCTTTCCCTCACATCGATCTCTGTGAATACGATAATTCTCAGAATACTTCCAATCTTTTGCTTGTCGTTTTGCTGCATCAACAATATAAGATGATCATTATAAATAAGGCATTATTAAATTTAGTGTACAATGAATAATCGGCTTTTGATTGGATGTACCATAAATGTAACCTAGTTTTGGTAAGCTTTTCATTCCATTGCCTACTTACTTGTTTCAAGCCATAAAGAGATCTTTGAAGCTTGCATACTAAGTTAGGATGAGGTAGCTCAATAATAGAAAGAGGTTGCATATAGACCTTTTCATTGAGATCCCCGTGTAAGAATGTTATATTGacatcaagttgaaccaatggcCATATTGATTGGCCATAATGGCCATGAAAACCCTAATGGTTGTTATCTTAACAACTAGACCAAAGGTGTGTAGGTAGTTAAGCCTTTAAGTTTGATTGAACCCCTTGGCAACTAATCTTGTCGTATATCTCTCTACAGAGCCATTAGCGTGTAGTTTGACCTTAAATACCCATCTACATCCAATCGTTTTCTTATGATCAGGAAAGGCAACCAAATACCATGTGTTAGTTTTCATCTGTGCGGTCAGTTCAGATTGAATACCATAGCTTCAATGTTCATCATAAATGGCCTCTTCGTATGAATGAGGTTCAGAATTAGATGACAAATTGAGAAAATATTTGGTATCAAAAGTAGGAACATTATGGTAAGAGATGAAAAAGGATAATGGACACTTACTTGGAGAATAAATTGTTGCATTGACTGAGTGAGTAGATTGAATTGTATTCTCAATCAGATTGCATTGGTAATCTTATAAAAATTAAGGAGGTTTAATGAGTCTTGTCGATCTTTTAGCTTAGATATTATGATTTGGTGAAAGGAAATTAACAGGTGAATGATTTGGCGAAGTTGTAGGAGTAATGTCAGGTTGAGTGTTGGGAGTGTAGCCTATAGGTGAAGGTTCAATATGAAAAATATCAGATGTAATTGGAATTGAAGGTTCATTATAAGGAGTTTGTAAGTGAAAAATAGATTAAAAATGATTATATATCTAgacaaaaatattttgtttaaagtAGATCAAATAAAATGTGACATTTAACATCAGCTTGCAAACCTAGATACAAACACTTTTTTGACCTATAATCCAATTTCTTCCTATTGGCTTGTAGgatagaagcaaaaaaaaagatcCAAATACCCTAAATACATTAATTTCAGGTAAGCACTACTGCAAAATTTAAAATGGTGACTTATTATGCAAGAAAGGTGTGAGAAATCTATTAGACATTTGACTACCCTTACAATAGTCACACATTAGGTTTTGCCATTGTTATTGGTATGACATGTGCATTCAATATTGGTTTttcatttcttttaaattttaatgcACATCAAgtcaaaacaaagaaaacaaaaaattaaataagacaTAATTTAGAGTACTATAAGACATCAAGTATAACCACCTTTTGTTGCCTTGTTAAAGTGAACAACAATCACCGAACGACACTAAATTGTTGGAGTAAAAATTGCTTTCATATTAATTCTTCCAACAAAAACCACATATTCGCAAGTAAAATCATTGTATCTACAAAAATTGTATTAACCCATTCAAGAATAAAGTGATTCCACTTGTGAATTTAGCGTCGTGAATGAGTAACAAAAACATGCTATGAAGAGAGCGCGATTAATTTGTCTGTGCGCATAATTGTAAATAGCTAACtaatataaatttcaaaaataattataaaatgattAAGTTCCCCTTTCAAATCATCTATTCGTAGACGTGAGAATTCATATGACTAATTGTATAATGATTCTATCTTAATTATATATGTCCTTTTACAAAGAACGAAATTACAACCTCGCAAACCCCTAGCTATAGATATTCTTCAATAACAAAACAACCTCACAACTATTGAGAGTCTTCAATTTTAACGACAAAGGTTTTATGGAACGTAAAATAAGAAGACGGTTTTATGTAACATAAACTTACGGTCTACCAACCTCCCATATACTAAGAATCTTCAATCGCAAGGCAACCCGCTTGATCAAAGAAACTCCTAACTAATAGGAGTCTTCAATCCAACGAATAAGGTCTTATGTTTCTTAAAATTGGACTAATGGACGAGATTATTCTTGTCCTAACGCGAACTATCATTATAATCTCATAGTTTCACCATTCACATAAATAGTCTATCTTCAAGTGTCCTACCTtccatctgaaggatagaaaaacacttagaaaggggggtttgaataagtgtaactttaaaaactcttaagataaaaacaatgaactcaatatttttatcctggttcgttgttaacgaaactactccaatccacccccttagagtgatttacctcagctGAGGATTTtgtccactaatcaatcttgattacaatggttatccacttagaaacactctaagtcttctagagtatactgatcacaccttgatcactctaggaaatcaccacttagaaacttctaagtcttctagagtctactgatcacaacttgatcactctaggaaccttttacaaatcaatgtaaaataaaagtttacaagagtatttaaatgcttcttagaaagctataatcacaactatgatatttctcttaagttctaatgtttaattctcactaagatattacaatgaaagtgaggttgaagatgaagttcgtttgAATTGATTTCAGCAGCGTTTTAGCAAGTGTGTTCAATTTCTTAGAATTCGTCaatctgcttctgatcagaacttcaatatatataggcattggagaagatgaccgttggagtgcatttaatgtgttgcgtgtctggacagctttgcatttaatgttttcactattttgtcaactaccatgagccatgcttttctctgctattactgactttgccttttgtagcttctaacgttccttttgtcagtcagagatagacttcgtagcctgtcatcttgtactaacttctgatctcagattttgtgaatacaacgtttgaataatcaaaatcagagttacagcttggtgcagagcatcttcttgtcttctgactttgaagagcttttagcgtgataccataagaactttagtgcttctgcttctgatctcaagttcttttgatgcttcatagacccatgttctaattctgcttgaccatcttctgatgtcttgcgagagcatgttctgatgttgcaatccagaatcttctgagtcattgcttcttagcgctgaattgtgcatactccttagatatttcctgaaatggaaaatgcataggattagagtatcacattgtcttatacaaatttcatatacattgttatcatcaaaacaagaatattgatcagaacaaatcttgttctaacaccatcATCTCAGAAAAAACACCTTAGACTATCTAAAATCAGACCCCTAATAATTAAACATGTTTCTTTTTCTATTTACaagtaaaattttgattttgcGAAATCATGTCCGTCGTACCTTAGCCGCGCTGTATTGGATCAATTAAAATGATTTGACTCCTTAGCAAATAGTTGGGATCATGTCGCTGTTTTTTGGAAACCCACtataaaacattttaatttcaatatTAACTATCTTAAATTTATTAGATCATTTATTTATAGCTATTTGTTGAACCAATATAAATGACTTTTTCTATCATCTCTCATTTTCTAGCACATAATATATAACAAATATTAATATGTAATGACTTCAAATGCtaatttttgaagatgaaatcaaataataaaatattgataaacAAATGCTATCGatactttattttagaaaaatatattttttgaaaagggAAAGTCTTAGTTGATTTGGATCCAATAAAAGTAAGTTAGGTCCGATCCATAATACACTTAGGCTTTCTTTGAATTTTCAGTGAAATTGACTTACAACACTTTATGAATATTAAAGTAAGGTGTGAACGTTTACTTCGAAACTTAGTATATTTGTCTCAGACGGTTATTTTGATAGCCCCCTCCCGTCCCTAGTGCAAGATAAATTTAGAATTTTGTTagttactactactactacttagTTAGTGCAATTTGTTTTATTAAAGgtgagttattattattattatttatttattttggtatTTATCTTTATGAGATCCGAGCTACTACTTTATAAATCAATATAAAGAGCTTATCACCATCCTTGCGTGAGTTTGTTCTAAAACCACAACAACCCTAACAATCCCTCTGACAGCCCTAAAATACAAAGGGTTATCAAGTATTGTCTTTAGCAAGTGCAATCAGCGCGCACCATTGGGCACGATAAAAATGACATGGGCCACCATCACACCATCCTACTAATTTGTTGTCCTCGTATTCAACCCCATTGTCCATCGGGGTGAACACGAAGGTAGCAACTTCGGCCAACAGCGAGTTTGAAGGCGACGAGGATGCCATGTcttgatgcaacaacttctacCAGTAGCTATCTATGACATCTTACCAAAAAATGTAAGATTAACTATAACCAGattgtgcttattcttcaatgttaTATGTAATAAAGTTCTTGATTTCAAAATTAGATGAATTAGAAGATGAGGATGCGATATGATAACACggttttatatcgtatatttagcttaaaatccataagtattattagcattttcttttaattatattgttttattgtgttattatgcgagtatttgcgatgtttcaggttttacgtTCGTATtgtgactatttgtgaaaaggataagaaatggagctaaattcactactatttatgcttaaaagatgaaaaagaagtgTTGAAGAAATAAAGGGGGTGCAAAAGGAGACCCAAAAGCCCAAAGAGAGAGACCAGCCCGCGAAGGAGCTGGGAAAGACCTAAAGAgcacgtggagacgcccgtctccaacgtctctctgCTATGTCATgcaatggagacgcccgtctccaaccgtTCCTATatcctctccacttgagacgcacggcTCAAGTCGTTTTGCTGAAGTCTCCTaaagaagtggagacgcacgtctcccaagtcCAAGTCAGAGCCCCTATTTTCACGCAACGCAACTGCAAAGTCTCAGCTATAAAAGGAGACTGATACCTCAGGTCTCCGGGTCCGAatttctgctaacga encodes:
- the LOC131624453 gene encoding transcription factor bHLH112-like, producing the protein MAEEFQAGICGETWWNINNSTRSVFPIMMNSSSSSCSGSYSNWQNEFLGLKDTNSNNFDVSDCSLSFLDSPKPPQLSANGTGSTSSMFFDLSSPNSSNWNQPLLSENNFESVIQEESKKNFSSTMDQEFCIDHHQQNLNSITSTGLSSYPIGSVDSYGCYPSNLIQSLFDSQPQPQNSLFTNPSSMSYSSSPMPKQQLSGLHFSNNTPFWNASAEALNDIRAGVLASSQSQYQSPNFHNNNFSSSNTLLNKLKREKSPEAKNSSEVTIKRQRIETPSPLPTFKVRKEKLGDRITALQQLVSPFGKTDTASVLHEAIDYIKFLHDQVNVLSTPYMKNGSPIQQQQGCENVKELERKKQDLRSQGLCLVPISSTFPMTNETSVDFWTPTFGGTLFGR